Proteins encoded in a region of the Streptococcus sanguinis genome:
- the glmM gene encoding phosphoglucosamine mutase — translation MGKYFGTDGVRGEANVELTPELAFKLGRFGGYVLSQHESEVPRVFVGRDTRISGEMLESALVAGLLSVGIHVYKLGVIATPGVAYLVKSEKASAGVMISASHNPALDNGIKFFGGDGYKLDDERELEIEALLDAAEDTLPRPSAEGLGDLVDYPEGLRKYQQYLVSTGLELEGMHVALDTANGAASTSARQIFADLGAQLTIIGENPDGLNINLNVGSTHPEALQDVVRESGAAIGLAFDGDSDRLIAVDENGELVDGDKIMYIIGKYLSEKGELAQNTIVTTVMSNLGFHKALDREGIQKAVTAVGDRYVVEEMRKNGYNLGGEQSGHVIIMDYNTTGDGQLSAVQLTKVMQETGKKLSELAAEVTIYPQKLVNIRVENSMKDKAMEVPAIKTVIERMEAEMAENGRILVRPSGTEPLLRVMAEAPTDEEVNYYVDTIANVVRDEIGIE, via the coding sequence ATGGGTAAATACTTTGGAACCGATGGTGTTCGCGGAGAAGCAAATGTGGAATTAACGCCGGAATTGGCCTTTAAACTTGGCCGCTTTGGTGGTTATGTTCTGAGCCAGCACGAAAGTGAAGTGCCTCGGGTCTTTGTTGGCCGTGATACTCGAATTTCAGGAGAAATGCTGGAAAGCGCCTTGGTTGCAGGACTTTTGTCCGTTGGGATTCATGTCTATAAACTGGGTGTCATTGCAACGCCTGGTGTAGCTTATCTGGTCAAGTCAGAGAAGGCCAGCGCCGGAGTCATGATTTCTGCCAGCCACAATCCAGCTTTGGATAATGGGATCAAATTCTTTGGTGGTGACGGCTATAAGCTGGATGATGAGCGTGAGTTGGAAATCGAAGCTTTGCTGGACGCAGCAGAAGATACCCTGCCACGTCCAAGCGCGGAAGGATTGGGTGACTTGGTGGATTATCCAGAAGGACTGCGCAAGTACCAACAATATTTGGTTTCAACTGGTTTGGAACTAGAAGGAATGCATGTAGCCTTAGATACGGCCAACGGTGCAGCTTCTACCAGTGCCCGTCAGATTTTTGCAGACCTTGGAGCACAGTTGACGATTATCGGAGAAAATCCAGACGGCCTCAATATCAATCTGAATGTCGGCTCTACGCATCCAGAAGCTTTGCAGGATGTTGTACGTGAGTCTGGTGCAGCGATTGGTCTGGCCTTTGATGGAGATAGTGACCGCCTCATTGCCGTGGATGAAAATGGTGAGCTGGTAGACGGTGACAAGATTATGTACATCATCGGTAAGTACCTGTCTGAGAAAGGCGAGCTGGCGCAGAATACCATTGTTACGACTGTCATGTCCAACCTAGGCTTCCATAAGGCTTTGGATCGCGAAGGTATTCAAAAGGCTGTGACAGCAGTTGGTGACCGCTATGTAGTAGAGGAAATGCGTAAGAATGGCTATAATCTAGGTGGCGAGCAGTCTGGACATGTTATCATTATGGACTACAATACGACAGGTGACGGTCAGCTTTCAGCTGTGCAATTGACCAAGGTCATGCAGGAAACAGGTAAGAAACTATCCGAATTGGCCGCTGAAGTAACCATCTATCCGCAGAAACTAGTCAATATCCGTGTGGAAAACAGCATGAAGGATAAGGCGATGGAAGTTCCAGCTATCAAAACGGTGATTGAGAGAATGGAAGCCGAAATGGCTGAGAATGGCCGGATTTTGGTGCGTCCGAGCGGAACAGAGCCTCTGTTGAGGGTCATGGCTGAAGCACCAACTGACGAAGAAGTAAATTATTATGTAGATACCATTGCTAATGTTGTTCGAGATGAAATTGGAATTGAGTAA